In Streptomyces sp. NBC_00683, the DNA window AGGCCACCGAACACGACGATCGCGATGAGAGGCACCGCGACCCACTTCACCCACCAGGGCATCCCCGCGAAAATCTCCCGCACCGCCATCGTCCTTACCTCGTCTCTGTGAGTTCCTGCTTCGATGCTAGAGGCGTGGGGGTGGCCGGTGGGGGCCCGGGAGCCCTTGAAGTCCCCTGACCGATCCCCTAGGGAACCCCGAGGTGCCGGCTCAGCTCTCCGGCGGAGAGAAGACCACCATCACCCTGAGGTCCTCGGTGATGTGGTGGAACTTGTGGGCCGTACCGGCGGGAACGTACACGACGCTCCCCCTGCCCACCTGTGTGGTCTCCATGCCGACGGTGATCGCGGCGCGGCCGCTCACGACGAAGTAGACCTCGTCCTGCTTGTGCGGCTTCTGGGGGTCGAGTTCGCCGGCGTCCAGTGCGTACAGGCCGACGGACATGTTGCGTTCCCGGATGAACTGCAGGTAGGCACCCTCGTTGGCGGCCCGCTCCGCCTCCAGCTCGTCCAGTCTGAATGCCTTCATCGCCTGTCCGCCCCTTGCATCTGTTCTCGTCCGTTCTGCCGGTGTCCGGCACGGATCTTGTCTGCCACGATCAGACACATGAAGAATTTCGTAGTCAAGACGATCGCCAACGCGGGTGCACTGGCCGTGGCCATCTGGCTGCTCCAGGACATCACGCTCACCGGCGAAGACACCGGGCCCAAGGTGCTGACCCTCATAGTGGTCGCGCTGCTCTTCGGCCTGGTCAACTTTGTCGTCAAGCCGGTGGTGCAGCTGCTCACGCTGCCGTTGTTCATTCTCACCCTCGGGCTGGTCACCCTGGTGGTCAACGCCCTGATGCTGATGCTTACCTCGTGGCTGGCCGGTGTCTTCGACCTGAGCTTCCACGTCGACGGCT includes these proteins:
- a CDS encoding phage holin family protein, whose amino-acid sequence is MKNFVVKTIANAGALAVAIWLLQDITLTGEDTGPKVLTLIVVALLFGLVNFVVKPVVQLLTLPLFILTLGLVTLVVNALMLMLTSWLAGVFDLSFHVDGFWTAVLGGLIISVVSWALNVVLPDND
- a CDS encoding cupin domain-containing protein; its protein translation is MKAFRLDELEAERAANEGAYLQFIRERNMSVGLYALDAGELDPQKPHKQDEVYFVVSGRAAITVGMETTQVGRGSVVYVPAGTAHKFHHITEDLRVMVVFSPPES